A stretch of DNA from Maridesulfovibrio sp.:
AAGCGTGGACGAAAACGGCATAATCATCGGCAGCTACTCCAACGGCCAGTCAGTTGAACTCTACCAGCTCGGGCTTGCGGACTTCATCAATGAATCCGGGCTGGAGGCCGAGGGCAGCAACCTGTACCGGGCCACCACGGAATCCGGGGAGGCCATCATCGGTACAGCCGGTTCGGCCGGGTTCGGTTCTGTTGTTTCAAATGCACTGGAAGCTTCCAACGTGGATCTCGCTTCCCAGATGACCGAACTGATCATTATCCAGTCCGCGTATCAGGCCAACAGTAAGGTTGTAACCACTGCGGACGACCTGCTGCAGACGGCCATAGGGCTGAAGCGTTAATAGCAGCCTGAAGGGAAACCGGAGGACCAGATGTCACTCAGCAATGCTCTCAATATAGGTAAAACGGCCCTGGCCAATGCCCAGATCTCGATCAATACGGCGAGTAACAATATCGCCAACTCCGAGACCGAAGGCTACCAGAGTGTTACCACCACCTATTCCAGCACCAGCAGTATTTCCGTTTCCGGGAACAGCCTCGGCACCGGTGCGGACGTCTCCCTTGAGACAAACTGGAACAGCTTTGTTGAGAAACAGTACCTCTCCGCTTCCGCCGATCTTGCTTCCAGCACGGCAGTGAGCGACTACCTTTCCCAGCTTGATTCCATATTCAACCAGAGCGAGGACGAAGGTCTTGCCGCGGCGCAGGATGAATTCCTCAGTGCCTGGAGCGATCTTTCAACCTATCCCGATTCCCTTGCAGAGCGTGAAGCGCTTCTGGGCGAGGCTGAGTCGCTGGTCTACTCCTTGAACTCGATCGCTTCCGACCTTGAGGATATGTCCGATGCTGTCAGTTCGGAGATCGTGGATCAGGTTGCCACCGCCAACGAGCTCATAGATTCGATCGCGCTGCTCAACGAACAGATTGCCGCTTCGCCTGACAATACCGAGCTTATATCAAGCAGGGATCAGGCCATAAGGGAACTTGATGAAATTATTGGTGTGGAAGTCATAACCTCCAGTGACGGAACAACCAAGATATATACGGAATCCGGTCAGCCGCTGGTTGAGGGAACCGAAACTCACAGTCTGGTATACTCCTCCGCTCGTTCTACTGAATCTCTGCAGCCCACCTCTACTTATGACGGTGATATTGAGTTTTCGGGTACTTCCAGTGAAGAAATACTGATAGAATTTGTTTCTTCAGGTGCGGACGGAACAGCCCAGTTCAAGGTTTCTCTGGATGGCGGAGAGACCTGGGAAGAGGACGAGAACGGAAACACCCTGCTTTACACTGCCGATGATTCCGATAATGCCGTGACCATAGCCGGTGTTGAAATCTCCTTTTCCGGAGGAACCACCGACCACACCGTTGGCGACCGTTATACCGTGGTCGCCAAGACCGGTCTTTACTGGGAAAATTCCAGCGGTGGTCTGGTAAACATAACTCCCATGACCGACGATAGCGGTTCGGATGTCAACAACCGCACCACCAGCGGTTCTCTCGCCGGTCTGTTCAAGGTTCGTGACGACTACATCGAACCGCTTTCAGACGAACTCGACGATTACACCGAAGCCCTGATCTGGGAAGTCAACTCCGCACATTCGCAGGGGGCCGGACTTGAGGCCCATAGCGCAGTGGAAGGGACTTACAGTGTTGACGACCAGACCGCAGCCCTTTCCAACTGCGGACTGGTTTATGAGGACAAGATCACTTCCGGCGAGTTTTCCATCTATACTTATGATGCCGACGGAAACCTGGCTTCCAATGCAAGCATTTCGGTGGACCCGGCAACAGATTCCCTGGATACCATCGTTTCCGCAATCAATACGGCTTTTTCCGGATCGCTCACCGCATCGGTCAATTCCGATGGAGAACTGGAAATACAGGCCGCCACGGACACTACCTTCGAATTCGGTGAGGACACTTCAGGAATTCTGGCCGCGCTCGGGATCAACACCTTTTTTGAAGGCAGTACTGCCGAGGATATTTCCATAAACTCCTATGTGTCGAGTGATACGTCTCATATCAATGCCGGGGTGGTCGATGCCGACGACGGCACAGTCAGTTCCGGAAGCAATGAAACTGCCGAGGCCATAAACGATTTGCTGAGTGAGACCGTATCAATAGGTGAGGGAGTCTCTGCCACGGATACATCCCTTACCGAATATCTGGCCGCTCTGGTTGCCGAGGTGGGTGCAGCGGCGTCCACAGCGGAAACGCAGGTTACCTGTGATACCACCACGGCAGAACTTTATTACGATCTTCAGGAATCCGGCAGCGGAGTCAACGTGGATGAAGAATTGATAAATCTGACCAAATATCAGCAGCAGTATCAGGCTGCATGCCAGATTATAGAGGTCACCCGTGAAATGATCGACAGCATTTTGGACATCGTCTAGGGGGCATCATGAGAATCAGCACTTCCCAGATTTATTCGCAGACCATTGCCAGCATAAGCAAGTCGCTGAGCGATTATACCGAGGTTTCGAACCAGACGTCATCCCAGAAGAAGCTGAACGCTCCTTCGGACGATCCGGCAGGTATGGGCAACGTAGTCAATCTGCGCAGTTACGATCAGAGTCTGGAAAGCTATTACAATAATGCCGAACTGGCCGGTTCGCTGCTTGGAACAGCCGACGGTCTGCTGAGCGAAGCCAGCACTCTGATGAGTTCTGTGCTGGAACAGGCCGAGCAGGGGTCTACCGGAACATATTCGGACGATCAGCAGCAGTCCATGGCCGAATCAATGATGGCCTATCAGGATTCCATGCTGGCGATAGCGAATTCCAAGTCCGGTGACGATTACCTCTTTTCCGGCGAGGCAACCGATACTTCTCCTTACGAATACGTCCCCGGTGTTACTATTACTGGAGATTCTCCGGCAAAGAGCGATTTCTCTTCCTTCACCGGAGATCTTGATGATCCGATAATTGTCCAGTTCACCTCGGATGGAACTGTGGGTACCAACGACATTGACTATACCTATTCACTTGACGGTGGAAGCACCTGGCTTACCGGAACAATCCTGTCCACTGACAATACCATGGATTTCGGGGACGTGACTGTTGATTTGAGCACCGGGACATCCGTAACCGCCTGGGATGATGACGAGGATACCGGCAGCAGTTTCGTGGTGCGTAATTCCGTGTCCTACAAGGGTGCCGACGAGGCCATGTCCATAGATATCGGTGAAAATACGGAAATCGATGTGAACACCGTGGGCAGCGATATTTTCGGCGGGGTGGATGCTGATACCGGCGAGGCTTACTCCGGTTCGAATCTTTTCGAATCAATCAGCGATGCGATTGCCTATCTCTGGATCGGTGACGAGGAAGGAGTAGCTTCGACAATTGAATCCATCAGCGACGGTGAAGTACAGTTGACCGTTGAGGCGTCAAATGTGGGGGCCCGTGAGGAAAAGGCGGATTTCATCAGCACCAGTCTTTCATACGCCCGTGAGCGGGTGAGTAGTGCGATAAGTGACGAAGAGGATGCGGACAGCGCCGCCCTTACGGTCGAGTTGAGCAAGGCACAGTATATCTATCAGGCCGTTCTCAGCTCCACTTCCCAGGTCATAAGCATGTCTATCCTTGATTATCTGTAGGAGGCAGTCATGGCAGTAGGATCACTTTCCACAAGCAATTATGTTTCCAATACCAATTCCGGAAGTTTTACCATTGACGGTCTTGGCGACGGCACGGACTGGACGGACCTGATTGATGCCACAGTGGAAGCTGAAAGCTACCGGCTGGACCAGTACGAGGAAGACCTTGAGGAAGCCGAAAGTGCAGTTGATCTGCTTACCGCCCTTGATGAAGAAATCATCGAGCTGACAACCACGCTGCAGAGCATGGACGAAATGGACGAATTCCTCTGCTACACCGGTAGTGTTTCCGGTGACGAGGTTTCCGTGGCAGTGGAAGACGGTGCAGCGGTCGGCACCTATAATCTGGTTGTGAACCAGCTAGCCCAGAAGGATGTGTGGATCGCGGAAGATTTCGACATCACCTCCACCGATTCCTCAATGACAACCTCAAACGCCACCATCACTCTTTCCTATGCCGGAGAGGAAATCAGCATATCCGTTTCCGCCGGAACCACTGCTGAGGAATTGGTTGATCAGATAAATTCCGACCCTGATTGTGATGACAAGATTACCGCATCACTTGTCTATGACGGTGAAAACTATCACCTCAAGCTGGCCGGGGAAGATACCGGTGCGGACAATGCGGTGACAGTGAGCATGAACCTGACCGGGGATGACGGAACGCTTGCAAGCAGCGATTTTACCAATACGCTGGTGGCTCAGAATGCACAGATAAAGATCGACGGTTATCCTTCGGGTGAGGACACCTGGATGGAGCGTGACTCCAATTCGGTCGATGATGTCATAGACAATATGACTGTGACCCTGAGTTCCACCACCGATTCCGACGGCGTAACCATCGGCGTTTCGTACGATACCGATGCCATGACCGAAGTCATCGAGTCTTTTATCACTGATGTGAATCAGCTGATCTACGACATTCTCGACCTCAGCGGAGTGCTTGCCGACGACGATGACGATGATGACGATTCCGTTTATATCAAGGGCTCAACCCTGGATATCGCCTACAGTCAGATCAAGAACATTCTGTCTTCCGCAGGGCTCGGCTTTGCATATTATGATAGCGATACCGGTGAAGGCGACCTTTTCACCTCGCTTTCCACCATCGGCATCAGTACCGACAGCGAAGAAGGGTCATCAACTTTCGGACAGCTGGAGCTGGATTCCGATGAACTGGAAGATGCCCTGAGTGAAGACCCCGAGGCCGTGGCTTTACTTTTTGCCGCGTCCGGGGAGTATTCAAGCGATTCTTCGGATATGCAGGTCATATCCACTATTTCCGGCCTTACCGGTGGCGGAGATTACGATATAGAGTACACCGTGTCCGGCGGTGTCATCACATCCGCAACGATTGACGGTGTGGATATGAAGATTTCCGGGAACACCCTGCTGGCCCAGAGCGACAGTGACGCCAACGGCCTTTACGTGCAGATAAACAATCTTACTGACGGATCATATTCCCATTCAGTAT
This window harbors:
- the flgL gene encoding flagellar hook-associated protein FlgL; the protein is MRISTSQIYSQTIASISKSLSDYTEVSNQTSSQKKLNAPSDDPAGMGNVVNLRSYDQSLESYYNNAELAGSLLGTADGLLSEASTLMSSVLEQAEQGSTGTYSDDQQQSMAESMMAYQDSMLAIANSKSGDDYLFSGEATDTSPYEYVPGVTITGDSPAKSDFSSFTGDLDDPIIVQFTSDGTVGTNDIDYTYSLDGGSTWLTGTILSTDNTMDFGDVTVDLSTGTSVTAWDDDEDTGSSFVVRNSVSYKGADEAMSIDIGENTEIDVNTVGSDIFGGVDADTGEAYSGSNLFESISDAIAYLWIGDEEGVASTIESISDGEVQLTVEASNVGAREEKADFISTSLSYARERVSSAISDEEDADSAALTVELSKAQYIYQAVLSSTSQVISMSILDYL
- a CDS encoding FlgK family flagellar hook-associated protein, coding for MSLSNALNIGKTALANAQISINTASNNIANSETEGYQSVTTTYSSTSSISVSGNSLGTGADVSLETNWNSFVEKQYLSASADLASSTAVSDYLSQLDSIFNQSEDEGLAAAQDEFLSAWSDLSTYPDSLAEREALLGEAESLVYSLNSIASDLEDMSDAVSSEIVDQVATANELIDSIALLNEQIAASPDNTELISSRDQAIRELDEIIGVEVITSSDGTTKIYTESGQPLVEGTETHSLVYSSARSTESLQPTSTYDGDIEFSGTSSEEILIEFVSSGADGTAQFKVSLDGGETWEEDENGNTLLYTADDSDNAVTIAGVEISFSGGTTDHTVGDRYTVVAKTGLYWENSSGGLVNITPMTDDSGSDVNNRTTSGSLAGLFKVRDDYIEPLSDELDDYTEALIWEVNSAHSQGAGLEAHSAVEGTYSVDDQTAALSNCGLVYEDKITSGEFSIYTYDADGNLASNASISVDPATDSLDTIVSAINTAFSGSLTASVNSDGELEIQAATDTTFEFGEDTSGILAALGINTFFEGSTAEDISINSYVSSDTSHINAGVVDADDGTVSSGSNETAEAINDLLSETVSIGEGVSATDTSLTEYLAALVAEVGAAASTAETQVTCDTTTAELYYDLQESGSGVNVDEELINLTKYQQQYQAACQIIEVTREMIDSILDIV
- the fliD gene encoding flagellar filament capping protein FliD, translating into MAVGSLSTSNYVSNTNSGSFTIDGLGDGTDWTDLIDATVEAESYRLDQYEEDLEEAESAVDLLTALDEEIIELTTTLQSMDEMDEFLCYTGSVSGDEVSVAVEDGAAVGTYNLVVNQLAQKDVWIAEDFDITSTDSSMTTSNATITLSYAGEEISISVSAGTTAEELVDQINSDPDCDDKITASLVYDGENYHLKLAGEDTGADNAVTVSMNLTGDDGTLASSDFTNTLVAQNAQIKIDGYPSGEDTWMERDSNSVDDVIDNMTVTLSSTTDSDGVTIGVSYDTDAMTEVIESFITDVNQLIYDILDLSGVLADDDDDDDDSVYIKGSTLDIAYSQIKNILSSAGLGFAYYDSDTGEGDLFTSLSTIGISTDSEEGSSTFGQLELDSDELEDALSEDPEAVALLFAASGEYSSDSSDMQVISTISGLTGGGDYDIEYTVSGGVITSATIDGVDMKISGNTLLAQSDSDANGLYVQINNLTDGSYSHSVSVKQGKCSQLADLLSSLSDAESGSIPILIQSYEDMTTKLDNDIYYEESRLDALETRLTEKYAALDEMLSYYSNLETQLDTTLAQLES